From one Halothece sp. PCC 7418 genomic stretch:
- a CDS encoding ABC transporter substrate-binding protein, translating to MKPTTKKPLTLSLAALTLSTGLLTTACQTEPTNESPDNTTTEEPTSGGTDSPETLKLGSLFPTTGDLSSIGQNMPKAVNLAVETINACGGVNGQPVELVQEDTQTDPNAGAAAMSKLAEVDQVAGVVGAFASSVSGATIDIAVRNEVMQISSGSTSPVFTERAEAGDFEGYWARTAPPDTYQAQALAKLASDRGFERVSTVVINNDYGVGFEQEFVKAFKGLGGTVINEDDPVRYDPKATTFDSEASAVFGNDPDAVLGVLYAETGSLLMRSAYQQGLSEGVTELLTDGVYSPEFVSDVGKTPDGQSVISGALGTVPGASGVALDNLTEKWESEVGGEVTAFVPHSWDAAVIMMLAAEKAGANTGTAIKNNYRDISNSPGTEVSDPCEAMELIRNGEEINYQGASGDIQFDENGDTVGSYDVWTVEQEGDLEVIDQVQPVTE from the coding sequence ATGAAACCAACAACGAAAAAACCATTGACCCTTTCTCTAGCAGCACTAACCCTTTCCACAGGGCTGTTAACCACTGCTTGTCAAACAGAACCCACGAATGAAAGCCCTGACAATACAACCACTGAAGAACCAACTTCAGGAGGAACTGATTCACCAGAAACACTGAAACTAGGGAGTTTATTTCCCACCACTGGTGACCTTTCCTCCATTGGTCAGAATATGCCCAAAGCGGTTAATCTTGCGGTAGAAACTATTAACGCTTGTGGGGGGGTGAATGGACAACCCGTAGAACTGGTGCAAGAAGATACCCAAACCGATCCTAACGCTGGGGCTGCTGCCATGTCGAAACTGGCGGAAGTGGATCAAGTGGCTGGTGTTGTTGGGGCGTTTGCCAGTAGTGTTTCTGGAGCGACCATTGATATTGCTGTTAGAAATGAAGTGATGCAGATTTCATCAGGAAGCACCAGTCCCGTATTTACCGAGCGTGCAGAAGCAGGGGACTTTGAAGGCTACTGGGCGCGAACTGCTCCCCCTGATACTTATCAAGCGCAAGCCCTGGCGAAACTTGCCAGCGATCGCGGTTTTGAACGGGTTTCGACAGTTGTGATTAACAATGATTATGGGGTTGGTTTTGAACAAGAGTTTGTCAAAGCATTTAAGGGACTCGGTGGAACGGTGATCAACGAAGATGATCCAGTTCGTTACGATCCCAAAGCAACCACCTTTGATAGTGAAGCATCCGCAGTCTTTGGCAATGATCCTGATGCAGTTTTAGGGGTTCTCTATGCAGAAACAGGAAGTTTACTCATGCGCTCTGCTTATCAACAAGGCTTAAGTGAAGGGGTAACCGAACTGCTCACTGACGGCGTTTACTCTCCAGAATTTGTTAGTGATGTGGGTAAAACCCCTGATGGACAATCCGTGATTTCAGGTGCGTTGGGAACAGTTCCAGGTGCGAGTGGGGTTGCTTTAGACAATCTAACTGAGAAATGGGAATCCGAAGTTGGCGGAGAAGTCACCGCATTTGTTCCTCACAGTTGGGATGCTGCAGTGATTATGATGCTCGCTGCCGAAAAAGCAGGTGCAAATACGGGAACAGCGATTAAAAACAACTATCGTGACATTAGCAACTCCCCAGGAACAGAAGTCTCTGATCCTTGTGAAGCGATGGAGTTAATCCGTAATGGAGAAGAAATCAACTATCAAGGCGCAAGCGGTGACATCCAGTTTGATGAAAATGGCGATACCGTTGGCAGTTATGATGTCTGGACAGTCGAGCAAGAAGGAGATCTAGAAGTGATTGA
- a CDS encoding DUF2555 domain-containing protein: MATLSLSQQEIQALTPDEVNQLAERLEKDDYNNPFEALQDWHLLRAISFHNWELVEPYRYLLDVETFDEA; this comes from the coding sequence ATGGCTACGCTAAGTCTGTCCCAGCAAGAAATTCAAGCGTTAACACCAGATGAGGTCAACCAATTAGCCGAACGTTTAGAAAAGGATGACTACAATAATCCTTTTGAGGCGTTACAAGATTGGCATTTACTACGGGCGATTTCATTTCACAATTGGGAATTAGTCGAACCTTATCGCTATCTCCTTGATGTGGAAACGTTTGATGAAGCCTAG
- the coaBC gene encoding bifunctional phosphopantothenoylcysteine decarboxylase/phosphopantothenate--cysteine ligase CoaBC encodes MTTGKNVLIGIGGGIAAYKVCQLISRLYQTGVSVQVILTEAAQQFITPLTVSTLSRHHAYTDLEFWQNSARPLHIELGEWADLFLIAPLTANTLGKLAYGFADNLLTNTVLASGCPILVAPAMNTDMWEQPSVQRNWELLQQDQRYHVLEPTGGLLACDRAGKGRMTEPDQLLRSVQSLLYTEGKRDFLGKHILINGGGTQEYLDPVRFIGNPATGKMGSAIAQAAIDRGATVTLVHGGHTEIPLIPSPRFRLISVISADEMYEAMLAHFPTADYTMLSAAVADVKPAHYSTKKLPKKEIPNCLPLTSVRDIAATLGKEKQPQQTLVGFAAQTGDFVKPAREKMARKNLDYIVANPIDRTEGGFGSDDNQCIILGKAGQEQSIPLCSKLQLAHYLFDLIS; translated from the coding sequence ATGACCACTGGTAAGAATGTCCTGATTGGTATTGGTGGTGGAATTGCAGCTTATAAGGTCTGTCAGTTAATTTCTCGTCTCTATCAGACGGGTGTCTCAGTGCAAGTCATTCTTACAGAGGCTGCACAACAATTTATTACACCTTTGACGGTGAGCACGCTCAGTCGCCATCACGCTTATACTGATCTTGAGTTTTGGCAAAATTCTGCTCGTCCCTTACATATTGAGTTGGGAGAATGGGCAGATTTGTTTTTGATTGCTCCTTTAACGGCGAATACTTTAGGAAAACTGGCCTATGGGTTCGCTGATAATTTACTCACAAATACGGTTCTCGCCTCTGGCTGTCCGATTTTAGTTGCTCCTGCGATGAATACCGATATGTGGGAACAACCTTCAGTACAACGGAATTGGGAACTATTACAGCAAGACCAGCGCTATCATGTTTTAGAGCCAACGGGTGGTTTACTCGCCTGCGATCGCGCGGGAAAAGGACGGATGACAGAACCCGATCAACTCCTACGCAGTGTTCAATCTTTACTTTACACCGAAGGCAAACGAGATTTTCTCGGAAAACATATTTTGATTAATGGTGGGGGGACACAAGAGTATCTTGATCCAGTCCGATTTATTGGCAATCCTGCGACGGGAAAAATGGGGAGCGCGATCGCGCAGGCTGCTATAGATCGAGGTGCAACTGTGACTTTAGTTCATGGAGGCCATACAGAAATTCCCCTGATTCCTTCTCCACGTTTCCGTTTAATTTCTGTTATCAGTGCGGATGAGATGTATGAAGCGATGCTTGCTCATTTCCCCACTGCGGATTATACAATGCTTTCGGCTGCGGTGGCAGATGTGAAGCCTGCTCATTATTCCACAAAGAAACTCCCGAAAAAAGAGATCCCCAACTGTTTACCCTTAACCAGTGTTCGCGATATCGCAGCAACTCTCGGGAAGGAAAAACAACCGCAACAAACCTTAGTCGGATTTGCAGCACAAACAGGAGATTTTGTCAAGCCTGCGCGGGAAAAAATGGCGCGGAAAAACTTAGATTATATTGTCGCTAATCCCATTGATCGCACGGAAGGCGGGTTTGGCAGCGATGACAATCAGTGCATTATTCTGGGGAAAGCGGGACAAGAACAGTCAATTCCCTTATGCAGTAAGCTACAGTTAGCGCATTATCTTTTTGATCTGATCAGTTGA